From the Canis lupus familiaris isolate Mischka breed German Shepherd chromosome 27, alternate assembly UU_Cfam_GSD_1.0, whole genome shotgun sequence genome, the window TAGGTGGATAAGAATCTCTGGAGGGAGAGGACCTGGAGTTTGAAAGTGCTCCCCACAGGTCTTCCATTAGGCCTCCCTCTGTTCCCTGACGTGAGCACCTCTGCCTTAGGACATCCTTCCTAGATTATAGGTTCTGGACATGGTGCCTTCAAAAAAGTATGGATTCTCTAactgggtgggtggtgggttgCCTGTAACCCAAGGCAggctgatattttttaaaacaagtgtcCTCAAAGGCAAACAATTCTTTATCATGTATGTGCGGCTTACACCTGCCATGAATGATCTGCGGTCAAGGTTTTATCACAGTTGGTTTTTCCTTCacacttttcattttgattgCCTTCTATAAGGAAGGTAATaccatttatatatttacctGAGTCAGGTTTATAAAGGTTGCTTGGTTACAAGGTATGTATCTCAAAGTCAAGTAGATAGGAATTCTGGGTTATGTGCTCTTTCAGGTTTCTCTTCCCGCTTGtacatttgttcaacaaatatttattgagcacctcacaagaggaggaggcaggcagcTGAATTGGAATTTttcaggctttatttatttattagagagagagagagagagagagagagcgtgagtgtgagcaagtggggggaaggagagagggagaaggagaaggagagaatctcaggcagattccccactcagaccatgacctgagccaaaatccaaaatcaagagtcggacacttaaccaactgagccccccccaccccccccccccccccccccgccccaggcgcccctggaattTTGATACAATAAGATAAATGACAACCGGGGGAAGCCCGGGTGCTATGAGAGCACACAGAAAGGGGAGCGTAAGGATCAGGGGAGGCTTCCTGCGCAAGCAACTTCTGAGCTGGGAATTAAAAGTTAAGGAGGGCTTAGCCAAGAGAAGGGGCTGAGAGGGCGTGAGAGGCAAGGGAACAGAGAGAGTGTTGAATTTTGTAGCTGGAGCAGAAACTGGGTAGGTTATGAAGGAAGGAGGGATTATAAAGAAGGGCAGTGGGGAACCACGGAAGGGTTTGAAACCTGGgggctggcggggaggggggacacACCTCAATCACATTTATAATGTAGAAAGGTTCCATGAGCTAAGAATCGACTCTCCTTATCTATCCCATGTGCTTGTTAATAAATCAGAACCCTGGACTGGTGGGTGGCAAATAAGGAGTCTTGATGGATTTGTAGACGGAAGGTCTGAAGCAATAACCCAAGGGTTCCTTTTGATAATATGCAGAGGAGACTTTTCAATTTTGACTTGatctttctgtctttaaaaatccCTGACAACATTCCCTATAATTCTCTCAAAACCAAAGCCTGAgtagggaggagggtgggggctgcATGACTTTGTTCTCTCTGTTCTCCGCTGCTCGTTTCCGGGGCATTGCTGTGAATTGCTCATCCAAAGCCTTGCTCCCCATGAGGAGGGGACCATTTGAATAGCAGCAGGGGAGTAGGGGAAGGAGGAACCACACGCAGGGTTCgttcattaagaaaatatatttggcatATTCAGACAATGGTTTGAGCGAGTTAAAAATAACTCCTCGTGAAAAATTAATAGGGAGTTATAAGTGAGTGTTTTAATACAAGCTCACAGAGCAGGGCAGATTCTCCAGGTGGCTGGCGGCTGACATCACAGATGGTGCAGGGTGTTTATAGAGCATGGTGTGGCCAGAGAGGAGAGTCGTCTGTACAAGTGAGCTCACCTTTTCTCCCAGAACCCAGAGAGGGAGGAGACGGAAGGAATTGTTGTGGTTGCCAGTTCCTGAGCTAGgtgacttatttcttttctccctgtCCATCACACTCTCCTAACTGTGGACGTAAAAATTGTAGTGAACTTTGCCTGGTTGCTTTGGGTGAAGTTGATTGAATGTCAGAATTCATAAAATGGCCTTTctggctcttctctcttcttgGTGATGAACCCTGGGTTGGCTGCCGCCCCCATTTCTCCTGTGCTTCCTGACCTTACAGCCTCCTCCTCTAATTCTTGCAGGTGGCTACGAAGGCCCTGtccctttctcccccttcctctcttctcacaGCGCCCCTATGGGCCTCGGTGGGTACAGCCAAGGGTTGGACTGTACTTCCTTTGCCATCAGCACACCTGAATGGCTGATACAGAACGAGGAGAAAGGAGGCCAGAGTGCCATCTGACCTTGGCTAGCTAGTGTGGGGGCTAAGGGTTTTAAGACGGGGCAGGGGGGGGGCGaccaatatttgtattttaaactcagatgatatttaaaaaatgggtctGTAATTGCAACGAGGCCCTCTAGGCCGTGAATTAATGTGTCATAACTCACGCCCAAGCACTGCGCAAACATCCCGCGTGTGAATTATTGCACAATAAATTCATGCCCTGTTGTGTCTTACAGCTTAATTAGTACATGAAGCTACATGAGTTAGACGAACCCAAATGGGATTATGTCATGTGGTGcgtaaaaaagcaaaatgttggGAGGTATCTGGCACTTTTTCCGGGGGGAGAGCAGAGCTGATTTTTCTGCCATGTCCTTCGGTGTCCGTTTCTGTGATATTTGGGCTGCAACAGGTGACATAAGACTTCTGAGCGTTGGCTGGTTGGTTGACTATGGgttcagtgaatatttactgTTTGCTGTGTCTTAGGCGTCACGGAGGCCTAACTCACATAAGGTGAAATACGAAGCAGCAGCTCTGAAGCCCGGGCACCCGACCCCGCGGCCCGACCCCGCGGGGCTTAGCTCAGCCTCAGCGAACCCCACGCGACTCGGCGCTCCTGGGCTGGCTGCGGTGCTCTGGTCTTAGAACCGTCTTCTACTCGGGCCAGAatgctgtgccaggcactttgcagATTTGGTGAAAAGCTGGTACGTAAGCACACACTGGAGCAATACGTGGCTAAGATTTCCGCTGCCGGCAGCCTGCGCACCGTGGACATAGTGGCCCTGGGCGTGGGCAACACGGTGGGGGCCGGCGTGTATGTCCTGGCGGGCGAGGTGACCAGCGACAGGGCAGGCCCGGCCGTTGCGATCTGCTTTCTGGCGGCCGCCCTGCCCTCTGTGGTGGCCGCCGTGTGCCACGCGGAGCTGGGCGCCCGGGCTCCCCGGTCGGCCTCTGCGTATCTGCACAACTACGTGACCGGGGGCGAGCTCGGGGCTTTCCTCACCGGCTGGAGCCTCATCCTCTCCGGAGTCACCGGGGCGGCCAGCATGGCCCGGGCCTGGAGCTCAGCTTTCGACAACCTGATGGGCAACCGGCTCTCCGGGGCCTTGCGTGAGCACGTGTCCCTGTCTGCTCCCCACGTCCTAGCAGGACACCCCGACTTCTTCGCTGCGGGCCTCGTGCTGCTGCTCACCGCGCTGCTGGCTCTGAGGGCTAGTGAGTTCGTCCTGGCCACTTCGGCGTTCACAGTGGTGAACGTCTTGGTTCTCAGTTTTGTCATCATCTCTGGCTTCATTAAGGGGGACCTGCACAACTGGAAGCTCACCGAGGAGGACTACACGTTGACCGTGTCTAGACTCAATGACACCTCTGGCCTGGGGCCTCTGGGCTCTGGAGGGTTTGTGCCTTTCGGCTTCGAGGGGGTTCTCCGCGGAACAGCCTCCTGCCTGTACGCATTCGCAGGCTTTGACAGCATTCTTGCTGCCGCCGAAGAAGCCCAGGACCCCCAGCGTTCTGCCCCCGTGGGCATCGTGATCTCCGTGTTCATCTGCTTTCTGGTGTACTTTGGTGTCTCTTCGGCACTTACACTCCTGGTGCCCTACTATCAGCTTCAACCCGGGAGCCCCTTGCCCGAGGCGTTTCTGCACATTGGCTGGGCCTCTGCGCGCTACGTGGTGGCCAGTGGAGCCCTCTGTGCCCTTTCTACTGGCATCTTGGACTCTATGTTCCTCAGTCGCTGGATGCTCTACGTGATGGCCAACGATGGCCTCCTGTTCCGTGTCCTTGCCAGGTTGTACGCCAGGACGGGCATCCCTGTCGTGGCCACGGTGGCCTTGGGCATTATCACAGCTTTCGTGACACTCCTCTTCGGACTCACTGACCTTGTGGACCTCATGTCCATTGGGACCCTGCTTACTTACTCCCTGGTGGCTCTCTGTGTTCTCATCGCCAGGTATCAGCCCGAAATGAAGGATGAAGATGATGAAGCAGGGGCGCAGCAGGAGGA encodes:
- the LOC119866298 gene encoding cationic amino acid transporter 3-like, with the translated sequence MLCQALCRFGEKLVRKHTLEQYVAKISAAGSLRTVDIVALGVGNTVGAGVYVLAGEVTSDRAGPAVAICFLAAALPSVVAAVCHAELGARAPRSASAYLHNYVTGGELGAFLTGWSLILSGVTGAASMARAWSSAFDNLMGNRLSGALREHVSLSAPHVLAGHPDFFAAGLVLLLTALLALRASEFVLATSAFTVVNVLVLSFVIISGFIKGDLHNWKLTEEDYTLTVSRLNDTSGLGPLGSGGFVPFGFEGVLRGTASCLYAFAGFDSILAAAEEAQDPQRSAPVGIVISVFICFLVYFGVSSALTLLVPYYQLQPGSPLPEAFLHIGWASARYVVASGALCALSTGILDSMFLSRWMLYVMANDGLLFRVLARLYARTGIPVVATVALGIITAFVTLLFGLTDLVDLMSIGTLLTYSLVALCVLIARYQPEMKDEDDEAGAQQEDVPAAEKLTLRGLFCPGSPTPTALSGLVVYVCSSLLALLLTLLGLVLAQWPILLLSGDPGWITAVVLLLVLITGITGVIWRQPQSSTPLYFRVPALPLLPLMSIFMNVYLMMQMAAGTWARFGVWMLIGFAIYFGYGIQHALRIKPTLVRPQTEDLELSSASTYSI